DNA sequence from the Xenopus tropicalis strain Nigerian chromosome 4, UCB_Xtro_10.0, whole genome shotgun sequence genome:
CCAATCACACTGTGCAGTTCTGGGCCCAAAGTGCGGCCCGAGGTGAACCTACCTGTTCCCGGCAGTGAGAGAGAGATCAGCAGAACCCACAAGATTAAGGGATGTGTCCGGCTGTATCGGGGCCTCCTCTGCATTGTTGGGGGGGCCATGGGGCCCGAGTGTCACCGATCTGCCTCCCCCCACTCACACCCAGCTCTGTGCAtctactttcactttcatttgaCACAGCCTTCCGTGTGCAGGGAGTGTGGGCGGAGCCAGGGAGAGCTCAGAGTTACATTGTATCAGCAgtttcctctctcccttcctcttgagattattgcccccccccccaaccccacacCCATAGGGGGGGCCAGAATTGACATCATGTAttttaaatatgtgaaaataATAAAGTGAGGGGCCAATGGTGCCCAGGTGTGAAATTCTAGAAGTGTGTTTTACTAAAggcctaactaaagaaataatattgtacattatgttttggggtcctgtaccagccgggaagatctgtgcccccaaaaattcccccagtagccccccatcttctcttctgctgattccctgcacatactctgtgctgctggcacttactggactcacaaaatactgtatatatagaataaaaataccacaatataaggctgattagcagggtcggactggggggtgcagggcccaccggggctcctgtcccaggggccctgcaggtgcccccaccaacCACGTCTCctaaacccccccgcaggggcccccctaaccaccCGCAGGGTCCCCCTCCCCTCCTTTGAGCGTGCGTAAactgtcgggcagggggagcgccagcaagggtcgggctGACTGGGAtttctcccggtgtcccggcggcccagtccgaccctgctgattagtaatacagattattagtacatggcagctctggaaCCAGTGCAGTCAGCATCATCAATTAATAACCGGCCCTGTAGCCTCGCGCTATTTGACAGACATTCTCTGCTTGATCATTTGTGacgccccctaagcttagcttctcagcagctgccccagagcccactgagcacgtgcagtgtcgctgacacttctaacagGTTCCAGTgtggtgaccccctgtgataaCTGTGACGTACcgggatcattactactatagagatgctgatcctttaggctggtgcagtgtATTAATACAGGCATGTCTAGTTGTATTtgtatttagggtttagttctcctttaagtgatatGATAAAAGTGACCCTCATTGCTACTGGACATGACTGGCTATTGGTTGTCTTAGACTTATCAGTTAAGGGGTAGACGAGTTAGATTACAGGTCTTTCTAGTGGGCAGTTTATGAattaataatatattgtatataatataaagcataaatcactaggggggtgccaaatgttaggcactgaCCTAATACCCCAGGGTGGTGCTTGTGTTAGTAGAaaactgccccagtctggggtACTTCAGCACAGAGTGCTTTGGGGCCATCAGTAAATTCTTTTTATGATGCTGCTTATAGCCCAGGGCAAATACCGTACTTTCCCATCAGCCTTTTCCTGCAGTTGGACAGAAACTGTATTTTGTTGTAGTTACACAACGTGGTGCCTCGGCCTTAAAGCCAAATCCCTACATCTTattctctgtgatatttttaatagaaatgtttatttttaaaagagcTTTGCCAGAAGCTGTGTTCACATGTGTCAGTATTGTGGGTATTGTATAAGGCTCCTCcccccgcattctccaccaattAATAACAGGAAAGCAGATACACAGTTGCTCATCTTGACTTTTATTCAGGAACCAAAAAGTTGCATCTGCCTCCAGACACAATATCAGGATTAGTGCTTATCAGTTCTCTTTGtatggatccccccccccccccccccataaagcaGCTGCACCGCAGATTCATTTCTTTCCatttctgaggcaaattagaagGAGACTGAGATGGGGGGTTTCCACCTTTCTCTCCACCAACGGGACATTAAGACGAATGAACTTGCGCAAactgttgaacttgatgggcgggtgtcttttttcaactccaGCTGCTATGTCACTGTGCAGACCcaacacatttttttcctctgGTCTCTATTGTTAAATAAGGACAGCGAAAAGGGTTCAAATGTGTCATTTGGTAAATGTGGGGTTATGACGTTGCTACAGAAATACTCGCTACCATTATACATCTCAGCCTTTGGGCTTctatttccatatatatatatatatacacattttctcCTAGTTACTATCCTTTGTGGGCCCCTCTTCCACCTTAAACATACGCAAGGTGTGgccggggggggcagggaagagggactGGTTACAGGGGGGATGGAGAtagggttgggctgggggggcagggaagagggactggtttcaggggggatggggaaagggttgggctgggggggcagggaagagggactggtttcaggggggatggggaaagggttgggctggggggggcagggaagagggactggttacaggggggatggggaaagggttgggctgggggggcagggaagagggactGGTTACAGGGGGGATGGGGAtagggttgggctgggggggcagggaagagggactGGTTTCAGGGGGGATGGGGAtagggttgggctgggggggcagggaagagggactGGTTACAGGGGGGATGGGGAtagggttgggctgggggggcagggaagagggactGGTTACAGGGGGGATGGCgaaagggttgggctgggggggcagggcagagggACTGGTTACAGGGGGGATGGggaaagggttgggctggggggggcgcaGGGAAGAGGGACTGGTTGCAGGAGGGATGGGGAAAGGGTTGGGCTgggtggggcagggaagagggactGGTTGCAGGAGGGATGGGGAAAGGGTTGGGCTgggtggggcagggaagagggactGGTTACAGGGGGGATGGGggaaagggttgggctggggggggcagggaagagggactGGTTGCAGGAGGGATGGggaaagggttgggctggggggggcagggaagagggatTGGTTACAGGGGGGATGGGGAAAGGGTTGGGCTgggtggggcagggaagagggactGGTTACAGGGGGGATGGAGAtagggttgggctgggggggcagggaagagggactggtttcaggggggatggggaaagggttgggctggggggggcagggaagagggactggtttcaggggggatggggaaagggttgggctggggggggcagggcagagggACTGGTTACAGGGGGGATGGggaaagggttgggctgggggggcagggaagagggactggttacaggggggatggggaaagggttgggctgggggggcagggaagagggactggtttcaggggggatggggaaagggttgggctggggggggcagggcagagggACTGGTTTCAGGGGGGATGGggaaagggttgggctggggggggcagggaagagggatTGGTTACAGGGGGGATGGggaaagggttgggctggggggggcagggcagagggACTGGTTACAGGGGGGATGGggaaagggttgggctgggggggcagggaagagggactGGTTACAGGGGGGATGGGGAtagggttgggctgggggggcagggaagagggactGGTTTCAGGGGGGATGGGGAtagggttgggctgggggggcagggaagagggactGGTTACAGGGGGGATGGGGAtagggttgggctgggggggcagggaagagggactGGTTTCAGGGGGGATGGGGAtagggttgggctggggggggcagggaagagggactGGTTACAGAGGGATGGCgaaagggttgggctgggggggcagggcagagggACTGGTTACAGGGGGATGGggaaagggttgggctgggggggcgcaggaagagggactggttacaggggggatggggaaagggttgggttgtggggggcagggaagagggactGGTTGCAGGAGGGATGGGGAAAAGggttgggggctggggggggtgcagggaagAGGGACTGGTTACAGGGGAGGCTGGggaaagggttgggctggggggggcagggcagaggACTGGTTACAGGAGGGATGGGGAAAGGGTCGGGCTGGGGGGGACAGGGaaggtacatatatatacacattttctcCTAGTTACTATCCTTTGTGGGCCCCTCTTCTACCTTAAACATACACAAGGTGTGgccggggggggcagggaagagggactGGTTACAGGAGGGATGggaaagggttgggctggggggggcagggaagagggactGGTTACTGGAGGGATGGggaaagggttgggctgggggggcagggaagagggactggttacaggagggatggggtaagggttgggctggggggggcagggaggagggactggttacaggggggatggggaaaggtttgggctgggggggcagggaagagggactGGTTACAGGAGGGATGGggaaagggttgggctggggggcagggaagaggtacTGGTTACTGGAGGGATGGggaaagggttgggctgggggggcagggaagagggactGGTTACTGGAGGGATGGGggaaagggttgggctgggggggcagggaagagggactGGTTACTGGAGGGATGGggaaagggttgggctgggggggcagggaagagggactGGTTACAGGAGGGATGGggaaagggttgggctgggggggcagggaagagggactggttacaggggggatggggaaagggttgggctggggggcagggaagagggactGGTTACATACAGGGGGGATGGggaaagggttgggctggggggggcagggaagagggaccGGTTACAGGAGGGATGGggaaagggttgggctgggggggcagggaagagggactAGTTACAGGGGGGATGGggaaagggttgggctggggggggcagggaagagggactAGTTACAGGGGGGATGGggaaagggttgggctggggggggggcagggaagtggGACTAGTTACAGGGGGGATGGGGTTAGGCTTGGGCTTGGGGcggcagggaggagggactggttacaggggggatggggaaagggttggctggggggggcagggaagagagaCTGGTTTACAGGGGGGATGGggaaagggttgggctggggggggggcagggaagaggacTGGTTACAGGAGGGATGGggaaagggttgggctggggggggcagggaagagagaCTGGTTACAGGGGGGATGGGGAAAGGGttggctgggggggcagggaagagggactggttacaggggggatggggaaagggttgggctggggggggcagggaagagggactggttacaggggggatggggaaagggttgggctggggggggcagggaagagggactggttacaggggggatggggaaagggttgggctggggggggcagggaagagggactggttacaggggggatggggaaagggttgggctggggggggcaggaagagggactggttacaggggggatggggaaagggttgggctggggggggcagggaggagggactggttacaggggggatggggaaagggttgggctggggggggagggcAGAATTTCCTGCAGTTTTGAAATGACAGAATACAGTTGATTATAAAGTTATATCCACTTATTGCTTCGTCTCATATAATTGCCCTGTCAGTGCCGGATATAAATGGCAACACGTTGGGGTATTTTCCTGCCCCTCAGAATGGCACAAACAGGATCTATTGATCGGATCTTTACCTTTTATAATACAATTTACGCCTCATGCAGTCACAAGGGCAAATCAAAAGGATCAGCGCGGCGTTTAGTCCAATCAGAGCCCCAATAACCATTAGACTTGTCTTTGAAACTGAATAAAcagaataaacacatttacagaaTAAATAACCAATAGGAAATgatgttcagcagctccccattgTAAccccaacactagggggcgcagtggggcagcatcaGGGCTGGGTTTCCATCCCTTTAAGGTATCATTTCTATCCCCCATCCAactgtataatgtgcttgagTGTCAGTTCCCGCTGGCACTgaccagtttaaaggggaagtaaaacccagccataatgctgtcccactgcgccccctagtgttgctgccaatgctttgtaaaggggaagaaggACCTTCTCCTCCAGCAAatctatgtcccctttaatacagctcaaataCAGCCCCCCAAGCACATCTTGTACTGTCTATACATTTACCCCCCCCCAACCTTAACCCTTGTATAACTGACTGAACATGTAAGTAAAACATGGGGGACAATCCAGTACAAACCCTAATATAGGAACCTATGGCTCCCCAGGAACCCCAAACAGCATTTCTTGCCCCCAGACAAGTACAACCAGATTGCCCCCCCAAACCCTGTACTTGtctatggattttttttccttgtattAATGATTCTGCAAGTGAACCCCTAGGTTCATTTAGCAGGGGGGGTCTATaaacacatatatgtataaataagggCTTGAATGTTACTTGCATTGTAGCCCACGGTTAACTGCCCCCCAGCAATGCCAGTGTTACcctaatgtatatatatgtatattataccCTACAGCCGTACTTACCATTTACGTACAGGATAAAATGAAGAACAAGCACATTTCCCAGGGATCTGTGGGATATGACACAGGAATACTTTCCCCCATCATCCTCTATAAACGGATTTAACAGCAGCTGACTGGTTACAGTGAAGGTTCCGTCCCCATTCTCTAGCGGCTCATTGGTGGAGACTTGGTGCAGCAcaacatgtgcagtgtcactgaggTGTTTTATCCATAGGAATCTTATAGTTTTGGGGTAATAATTACTGGCTCGGCACATAACAGCCCCCTCTGTTCCTTCCTCTATAAGGACGTTGAGGGGCACCAGGCTGGCACTGGGTTTAACTGCGCGGGGAGAGAAATCAGatgtttatttctttaaaaatgtcaTCCAACCACCAGAGGGAGCTCAGGAACCTCTAGAACCTCTTGGATGGTGAAACATGCTCAGTGCCAATCCTGGGGCTGCTGC
Encoded proteins:
- the LOC101734524 gene encoding natural cytotoxicity triggering receptor 3 ligand 1, coding for MDLGIGLNPPVLFCFLLVSVSLPGTDPVEVKVSDSPVKVLRDQDVFIPCTITGYSSAELDLQRLSVHWTLGSGPVYMYDRGSHNPIRPGSELSDRELKIGNAGLYIPQAQIRDGGEYSCTVTSGADKAEGRSTVEVSVKPSASLVPLNVLIEEGTEGAVMCRASNYYPKTIRFLWIKHLSDTAHVVLHQVSTNEPLENGDGTFTVTSQLLLNPFIEDDGGKYSCVISHRSLGNVLVLHFILYVNVSKTSLMVIGALIGLNAALILLICPCDCMRRKLYYKRDQRKKMCWVCTVT